From the genome of Desertifilum tharense IPPAS B-1220:
ATCGAGTAGGTTAGGTTCGTGTTGAACTAAGCCATCAATAAAGTTTTCATCCTCGGACATTTGCTCGATCAAGGCTGATTGCACGTTCGCCAGCTTCAGGCGATAGTTATGATCGGCTTCTTCTTCGCGGGTGGAAATTTCTGCAAAGATCACTCGTCCCAAAAATTCGCAGGCTTTCCGCAGTTCGTAGGGGATGTATTTGGGGGTGCGATGGTGACAAGCAATCAGTCCCCACAGTTGCTGATCTTTCATTAATGAGATCGTCAATGAAGAACCCACGCCCATGTTATGCAAATACTCTAAATGGCAGGGATAGGCGCTGCGGAGGATGGAAAGTGTTAAATCAACGGGTTGCTGGGTGATGGGATTTTGGGCCGGATAGAGGGGAACGGCTTCGGCTTTGGCATCGGGAATTACGCGAATCCAGTTGGAGAGAAACATCTTCCGGGCGGGTTGCGGAATGTCGGATTCGGGATAGTGCAAGCCGAGATAAGATTCCATCTCGTCGAGTTTATCTTCTGCCAAAACTTCGCCATGTCCGTCATCGTCGAATTTGTACAGCATTACGCGGTCGAATCCGGTGACGTTGCGGACTTCTTGGACGATCACTTGGCAAAAGTCTTGCAGGTTGGAGGTGGCTTCGAGTTGGTTGATGGAAGCTCTGGCGAGATGATAAAAGCTGAGGAAGGGAATGCTTTCGTGGGTTAAGGCGGGTTCTAGTTCTAAGACTAAAAAGCCATCGGCGCTGCGATGAAAGATGGCATCAAAGACGCGGTAATCGTCGTTTTTATGCCTTACCCAAACTTTGGTCGGGTTGATGATTTCGAGGTTGTCAGCGGCTAAAGCTTCGCGGAAGCGATCGACTTGGTAGGAATCCAGGATGCTATCTAAGGTCTGAGTAATAATTTGAGCCGCAGAAATGCCAAAGGCTGTTGCCGTATTTTGGCTAGCTTGCAATACGGTTAAATCGGGTTCTTGTAAAACGAGCAAAACCCCATGCGGTTGAACTTGGGTTAGTAAATGAATAGATGGCTGTTTGAGGCGCGTTAAATTCAAATCTTGGATGTCTAGGTTTGCGTCTACCACGATCGACCCTCCCTATAAGTGCTGTAAAAAAATACCGATTGGGTAAGCTGGAAGTCAATTTTTGGCGGTCAATTTTTTCTCACTTTGACCCTATTTTCGAGCTAATTTTTGCTTACCTTCAAGACCCTTTATTGACTAACGAACTGAAGTTTTTGCCAATTGCAATTGCCCGAACGCATCAATATTGTTTGAGTTCTCTGATTATTCGTAGTATAGCTTGGATGCTCGAAGCTACTCCAAAATAGATTCTTAAATAAAACAGAAGATTTTACCGATCTTCTAGGGTTCCCTCTATTTTGGTCGGCTAAAATGTTGAGATTTTATCAACTTTGTAATTACTCGATTGGTAACGTTACAATCTTTAACCAAAAATCTTCAATTCGTTTAATAACTTGAAACAAATGTTGGGCGTCCCAGGATTTCAGGACGTAGCAATTTCCCTGGAGGGTATAGGATTGCAAGATATCTTCAGCGCGATCGGAAAAGCTGAAGACAATAATGGGAATCCGCTTCAACTGAGGGTCAGCCTTAATTTCTGTTAGAATCGTTTTCCCATCTTTGTCAGGTAAGTTTAGATCCAATAAAATCAGATCCGGGCGGGGAGCATCGCTATACTGTCCTCGACGGTGCAAAAAATCACAGAGTTCTTGACCGTTAGCGATCGCCAAAATCTGATACGGCATTGAATTCTGATTTAATGCCTCTTGAATTAAACGCGCCCCCTCTGGGTTGTTTTCTGCAATCAGAATAAATTTTTCCGTTAAGAGTTCTTCCATCTCTACAACTGCCACTTACGCTCCCCTAAGTATTCAATATAGCGGTTGAACTTTAAATTTGAGAGTCAAAGCCTCTCATCTTTCTTCCCTTGACGCCATTCCACAGGTTTGATTGTTGCAGATCCCTCAAACCCATTAAAGTGCTAACCCAAACTTCAATCAATCTCTCCTCAAACAGCCTGCGATATCTGAGTATAAATTGTAGGGTCTGTAGTCGAATCCCCCTTAAGGGGATTTGCGGATTTAAAGAAAAGTTTCACGCGACCTGAAGCCCTCGGATTGAACCGAATGATTCAGATTAAAATATCAATCGGAAGCATTCCTCGCTTAATCTGGCAACAAGGGTGATGAAAAATCTACAACGATTCGAGTCTTTTTTAGAATCAATGCCAGCGGCCGTGGCCCTGTTCGATTGTCAAATGCGCTACCTGTTGGCCAGTCGTCGCTGGCTGGACGAACTGGGGATAGAGACAGACCATTGGGTAGGGCGATCGCACCGGGAATGTTGCCCCCAAGGAATTGCGCTCAACCCAGACTACCTAGAGCGGAGTTTAGCAGGAACCTCAGAAATTTGGACAGAAGAATTAACCCCAGACGGCACAACCATCGAATGGGAATCGCAACCGTGGATTGCCGAAACTGGAGACATCGGCGGGATTATTGTCAAGCGCCAAATT
Proteins encoded in this window:
- a CDS encoding response regulator, whose product is MAVVEMEELLTEKFILIAENNPEGARLIQEALNQNSMPYQILAIANGQELCDFLHRRGQYSDAPRPDLILLDLNLPDKDGKTILTEIKADPQLKRIPIIVFSFSDRAEDILQSYTLQGNCYVLKSWDAQHLFQVIKRIEDFWLKIVTLPIE